The nucleotide window TGCTATTCCTGCTACGTGGCTAATTCGGCACTGTTGTTTGCtgcgtttaaaaaatacttaattattattgaccaAACGGAATTATAGTATCCCCTAGATTGGTAGATAGTTTATTTTCTACAAAAGGTCGTTAGTGACTTTTTTCACAGTCTTAATAcacatttgaaacaaaaacaaaaccaatttacaaattgttccgtttaatttaacaatcaaAGTAaccatttaacattttaccaATAGAACGATGAGTTAAATTAATACTCCGTCTGACAATcctacttttatatatttttttaaaaagcataTAAATCTGCATACCATAGAAATTTGATGACGTCTGCCTTGTCGCCAGCCAGTGCGCGTAGGCATGGCCAGCTAGAATTTCTGCCCCGTTCAGCACTCCTAGATCAGCACACGTTGACGTTGATGatactaaaaaacaaaaagtatttgacAATAGCTGATACaactcaaaattaaaatcgatgctgactatatttttaaaaagaatgttactatttaggaaataaaattaccttaCGGTTCATATTCTTAAATTACCTTCTAAgattcatacattttttatttattaaagaacttATTCTTTAAAGAACGCTTTGTGTTAAGTAAGAaagacttaataaaaataacaaaatattaccatTGTGTTCATCGCCACCTTCTATATTATCATCAGCTCTATCGTTTGgcttacttttataattacctaaaatattatcaatcaAAAAGGTTTTACTTTTGTTGTGTGTAAGCAAAGAGTTTTTACGCAAATCATGACTAGATAAGACGTagtctttattaaataatttttcataaacatttcCCCCGGTTGGATGACTAAAAACGTCGGAATGACCATCAACACTAGATTCACTATTTTCACAAATCACATCAATTTCATTTTCACTATCACTATCTGATTCGCAagcacttttatttttattataactgccATCACACGAACTGGATATACGTTCTGACATGTTCATTGTTTTATCTTTGGTACGAAACCTCTTTGCAATAAACGTAACAGTGACATTATGAGCCGCGGTTTTGACGCGAACTGATAATTGCCTGTCAAAATAGGTGTTACCGTGTAAACATCGAAACAGGCTGGAGGTTGTACTGTCGTGAAATACTCGAATGCTACTGGTTATTCGGACGGTGGAGGGGTGTCCGCCATCTTAGTGGGTGGGGCTTACCGCCTGTGAAAATTCACACCTTATTTGGTAACACGCTATATGAGAGCTTTTCACCTCACAAAAGACCACTAAAAGCTGGCGATTATTCGAATGAaaagatattgtttgatgCAAACCATCAATTCATTTGATAAATCGTTGACTGACGAATCGGTGATTTTTTGGgcttaattgattttattgcttttatattgTGATTATATGTTAAGAGCCTTAgtagtaacaaaatatattatatttagtatttattacactATAGGCTATAGGGACCTTTTTTTTACAagaggcaaacaggcaggggtgatatcgccgcccatggacactcacattcccagaaggctcgcaagtgcgatGTCAGCCTTTCAAGAAGTGGTACCctctttttttaatggatcttaattcaaattggttcagaaatacttcagtgggcagctggttccacttACCGTGGTGGTGTGCTGCTAAAATTGCCGTAATAATCGCAGTTcgttcagttgtggaacggatGGTACGGAATACGGATGGAATACAGATGGTATTTTGTACTTTGTCTTGATGTCCGCTGATGAAACTCAGCCATATTAGTCCGATagactcctctgaacactcttcTTGGTAAATGCTGTAGCAGATGAGAgatcccacatctctacgcaacggcAAGGGACCACGCTACTCTGAAAGAGACTGTTCGTCGACAACTCGAATTCTTCATTtcggtcaagtggaaggagctggtactggggatcTCCTGCCCAGAGGTGAGAACAGTACCTACTCCACATGGTGCCATCGGTGGCCCGGAATGAATAGTACCGTCTTGCCTTGATAAGCACACCAAGCTTTTTGGAGAaagcgaaactgaacgtcgttggATACGTCAGCGCCAAGTAACGAAATTAACATAAAGTTACTTAATCTTCTCTACTGTCCACTTGTGATAGTTCTGAAAATATGATAGTCTTCTACTcatttttatgtacctattcataaataaacaagcattatatgcatatatatatatatatatatatgtttataaataaaatataaatgcttAGTAActcttataatttatactattattgTGAGTATTTTTAACATGGTGAATTGATACCTGCTTCCAatgaaggttttatttaatttaatactacgaccattaaaataatgatcagGAACTGAATCAAGGACTGAAATTGTGTCAATTGTGAAACGGTGTCAATTTCCAAGGAGACACACACGACGCGGTCGTCGCTGCCACACATACAATAGGTACAATAGTTTTCTTGATTACAAAATTGCGAGCTACTTTAAACAGACTTTATTTCGAACTTATCAAGGAtccgttttttttaacacCATCGTGATGCGGTTCATTTTGACAGTCTGTAATCTTTATcatgaaaatacatttataaattaaatactttgaagAATAAAggctaataaatttacttgtgacacgtaaaaaagtattaaaatgaaatcgatttaaaacaattattttaattattattatttattaggtatttacCATTTCCTTAACCTGCATAggaaaaataacaaacaaaaatcactTTTTAATAGAATGTTTGTTGAGAAAAAATAGTAGTTCgatccctgtggcagtgtacctttaaaatgtttaaatctcTACAATATTAAgtcaacattattttatacctGCGTTATACAGAAACGTGTTAACACAACGTTTCAAGTTGGAATACCTGTGTAAAGTACCTGATTCTTATACTTATTTCAAGGTGTTTGCTTTGTTAACAGTAACGCTTTATATGTAGTGGTAGTAAGTAGAAGGATGGACtcagtttccgcacttagacgcGCATTTGGCTGGCTAATTAAGCCAACCTAGCTCTTCCAGAAGCATTCATGCAACCACTGGCATGAATGCTTTGGAAGGGCGGCTTTGGAAGCGGCCTTGTTTAGTAGTTCCGATCTCGCCTACCAAACCAAGACTCCACTAGTCAGCATTAGCGCCAAGCATCTTTTTGCATTGATAGAAGGCGATCTTTGCTTTATCTAGTTTGAGGTACCATCTTTGTACTGTAAACGGAATCATGTGTCTACTCTGACATGTAAAGTTGTCAACGCtttacaaatatgtatctaGATGGCGCTATAGTGAgttgagttttattttacacctatagaactttatatttttaatatcttaaaagtAGCCGTTAGAGGGCGCCAAGCACATTAGTGAAAAGGTGATATTATACTGAATACTTATACCACCTATCAACAGGTGATTGTGTACAAGCTACTAGTAtgagaattaataaaatacttatatgtacCAGTAGGTTAGGAATGTGCAGTTCGGTTCACAATTGCCAATGAACATTGaacatatcaaaataataatgagtaGGAGAATACCGTAATCATTATAAGTACAGATATTATGTTATAGAAATATAGTCATATagtcgaaataaataaattaaatataaaaaaaatgttttttgtttttttttttttcacgaaAACATTCCTCCACctgtttttttgcaaatttAGATGTAGACATTTCTTCACGTTGTTTTCTTTCAGTATTAATCGAAAACCAAAAAACATATACGGGATGCTCTTATTTCTGCGTTTCCACGTGTAGTTCTACAAGAACGaacacaattaattttttgtctaAATTGTCTATGGTATGCCCATAAAAAGCCCATAAAACGTCTATCATGAAAAATCTAGTGGCGAAGAGCAAGGTTGTTTGCGATATCAAGGGCCAAAACCAGTCTGTTACACAAATCCCCATTAACAAAGACTTTGCGCCTACTAAAAGCTCAACAACACTGTCATGAAAGAATTCTTATATCTATGTCATAGATAGATTTGTTGGCAGAGTGAGTTCACAGTAGACATATTGTGTCTCTCATGTATAcgagtataatattatgtgttaattgttgttatatttcattttttcaaaattatcgtattataagtaatatgtgAGGATTGGGTATGTATTGTTgtgaatacataaataatacctTGTAATAAAACACGCATTCAACACGCGTAAAGGCATTATTAATGCCAGTAGACATATTGTGTCTCTCATAAGAAGGCATTATTAATGGAAAAAAAGGGAAAGTGTcctataaaatcattataaacaGCTCATACTATATACCAACACTATTTCTACGTACTATAGAAGAAGTAGAAAATCGATGTTAAAAACCTCGcgttatattcaatattactttattttgttgGTGAGGAGGTCGCATTTCAATAGAACTAGTACAAAATTGCTTCAAATCTTTTGCGCTTTTGTGAGAATCGAGTTGTGTTACTGGATATTCGTATATTAAATacgtatgtaaataaaataaatatttgcacgGTATTTAATGTTTCGCTGCCACGCATATATCTTTAGATAAGGGTTGTAAAAGCTGGCTAATGTAATTCGAACATTGAGCTTCCCCAGAGACACCAAAACGTGttagacatttttttgttagtaCATACTATAGTAGTTACcgctattattaaaataaaaataaatcagtggcgctataacctctttaggtcttggcctcagatttctgaatatgtttcatgatcatttttaaatctaaaaggcaagaaggtgatcagcctccgctgcctgacgcacgccgtcggctttttgggtctaagacatgtcggtttcctcacgatgttttacttcaccgttcgagcaaatgttaaatgcgcacatagacagaacctacgacttcaggtatgagagtcgcacgctgaagccactaggccaacactgctctactGCTACTATTATCTAAGTAAATATATCAAGCAACGGAAAATTGCGAATCCGGGCAAAGTATCGCGCCCTGACTGCACTAAAATAAGAAATCCAGGGTAAATTGCGTGTtggtttaaagaaaacatcatGGATGCATTACGTTAGAGAGTAAACGGGTATTGCGACTGCGGAGGGGCTGCTGCATCTGGCACAGGCAAGCTTCATGAGAGCAGCCCATCTTCAGGAATGGCGTGGCATTATCTTTTTGTAAGTACTCTCTATGTTAGAATGTAAAGTATACATGTGGTCCACTCTGTAATCTGTTGGGAAAATTGTTTaacatgaataataaataattaaattccaagttgtgtaaaataatagGATTAGCCTCTTATAGGATAACTGGTCCCTTTTGGCCGGTAAGCCTCCACACATGTCTGTGTACAATAGAAATTGTGTGTAATCCTATCTCTGATTCCATAGAATAGCGTCCCATTTGCAGCCATTGAATCGATCGCGAATACCTTCGCATTGAATTGTATTTCCCGAAGTTTCTGTCTGATATGTTTTGGTATATTTGCACTATAGATACTTTCCGTATCGGAGGATCTACACCTAATTTATCTAAATGTTGGGGCGGTATCTAAACTTATATATAGTTAGCTTTGTTTAATTCCATGCAAAGATGATTCGATAGTTTTAAGATCATCGGCTTTACAACTGTTCATTACTATATTGATCACAAATTCGCTTGTGTCATcagagaaaattaaaaataaaatatacacaaatcataattaataatagttcaTGAAAGTATAATCACTTGCTTTCCAGCTAAGACCAATTCTATCAAAACTTTTCAGATAAATTTCATCTCGATCATGAACTTAGAGATGGTTTCATTGaactttaagaaaaacaacaCAATTTCATTTGTCTTATAACTTATATGTATCGACATTTATCAGGTCAAGCCTTTAgtgtttttaaagttataaaaaggtCGTGCCCTGAgtcctgtatttattatttttaactatcaACTATCGACAAATGAGTAATCCGTGCCTGCCCTGGGTCTGAGACGTACTGGATTCACTGTATGACCAATATAATAACTTGCGCTCATAGATAGAAaaattggtgcacaaccggtTTAAAACACACGGCATTCGGTTTGTGAGTATAGCTGTCTCGTTAGAACAACACAGCCATTAGCTATTCATGTTGTCTAAACTGTTAATATTACATGCATTTAGTTCGCAACAATTAGTTTGTTCGATTTATTACTGTATAAAAGCTGGCTACTGGCTATCGAACATTAATTCACAGCAGTTTTATTGTTCCTCAACCTCTAAGATCTGAAACAAAATCTAAGTacgtcttaaatatttttttagcaaaTTTCCTTAACATTGTAAAAACACGACAGCATTGACATTTCGTGATTGATGAACACCTGTGATGTGTATTGATGACTTAGAATCCAATCACTTTAAGGAATCTAAgaagaataaaaatgttataacatCCCAAGTAGATGTCACTTAAACGAcagtaaatgaaaaatggattttaattttatttaacttttattcacGATTTTTCAAAGGTACCCTTTAATGATACACCCATAACGGATTTCACCATATATTCAAACAACATTATgaactaatttatttcttgagGTGTGTCGGAAAGTGTAACATGTGTGGGTGTAAATGTGTATATGTgcgtttttatgtaatagtcAAAATCCATTCGATTGCTCCTTTGCAAATACGCGTTTAgtgttaaaattgaataagttTTGCGGTTTGTACaacttatttcaaataatacaaacaatcGCTCTCCGTTCTAAGATCAATGAATTTCGGttccaatattttaaaacatatctatCGAACtcacgtttttttaattcctatttttagcaaaacttatgtttacatatattgtcgtacatattagatagaagattttataaaataatcagtagattccgtaatatgtatgatgttgtagacttaataaataaatagaaaaaattatttaacacgcATTATCATTCGTTAAAACCGAAATAACCAAGTTCGCTTTTAAGATAAtatgactttaaaaaaaagcgtaTTATCTcctttttacattaaattatccAACGTAATGTTTGAATGCGTACAAAGGAATGTTTGTCCCGACCGCATTAAAGGAGAATCTTTTCAGTTTGCTCTGTTCTGTCGATCTTTATCTTGACCCAGCCCCAAATCTTTGAAGGAGTAtgggtaattaatatttgtatgctTGAAAGCGCTGggtcattatttattttccctatagatatttattttcgatGCTGAATCATGAATGAATATGTATATCAacgaaatagtttttatatttatatagaacagggagcaaacgcgcaggaggctcacctgatgttaagtgataccaccgcccatggacactctcaatggcGAGTGGGTTGCCTTTTAAtcattggtacgctctttgtCGAATTAGTTGATAGACTATGATCCCACTACTCGATCcggtagtttttttttgatggatcaaattttaaatgaatgttgAGAGGTATGCAAAGGTTTAGCGATGTAATAGTGgttgcttataaaaaaatgcataatttttaaggcattttcaagtaaatgacgtaaaaataaaatgccagCTCTGTCAGCCTCAAGGGTATGGTTGGTGTAaacaggtatatttttttaaattatgttatgtcTGTTTTATAGTGACCAGGTCATTTTTATGGGTCAGGAGAGAAACAAGCGAGGTACTCTAAAGTGATAATGCTTTTAAGGGATAGCGGGTGAGTTGCCGACCTTTCAGGAAACGATACGCTCGTTCGATAAGCCTAAGTCGTATCGGTTTGGGAATACCTCTCGTGGCAGCTGATTCCACAAAGCGATGGTGCCCGGCAGAAAGTGCCTTAAAAAGCgctgaaatgtttttaattaaataatgaaaacattattttaagttttaactaaactctgcgtttgttttttaattttaatggtctgtttcacaatgtatggataaagtaccaaatagcgatgcaatacaaatattattcagaAGATAAAAGTTGCGGATAAGAAGTTTCTTATCagatctgacagtcgtgaaacaacaatagtgtttatcctaccaataagtaataaatagcttatttggaacttatccggacatgtGGAACAGACCCTTATGTGTCGCTGAAAAAAATAAGCTACATAATTATGAACATTTACTTCTTCAAAGGTCCGATAAAACCTTACACACGACAGCTAatactttaatacatttcgCAAGAAATATGATCTGTATTCAAATATGTGAAGGCTTATGTCGCACTATCTTAGATAAAATTTACTTCGCGTGTCTCTTTGGGACATAAATTCcgcgaatatatatatacgattATCTGTGTGTGAgcaaacttcaaaaatattttcttctaaTATCAGAATGTTATGGAATTATGATAAGCTTCTAACGTTAGTTTTTACGTAATTCCCGACGCGTTAAATAGTAGCAGTGATAcataaagtccctggacactatagcaggggagtagagtgaacatttcaaaaaaaaaaaacgttagtTTTTTAAGATCCTTAGCCAATAAGATAGAatgtaaactttttaagtgGTACAATAAAGTGATGGTGTTTTAGTGTTTTTTGTAGCACATCCTGAAACTAACGTTTTACATGTTAATAGATGAGAGTGGCGTGCGCAAACACAAtgcttaatattatatgactTAGGTATTGTACTTGATTGAAAGTAGCAAATCAAACTCCATTAGTTCCCAGTAGTAACTCTAGTTTCGAAAGCTCTATGAATAATCCCTCAACTTCTCAACTTTCCAACTATCTCGTGAATTCTTCCTGCATTACTTTAGTCTCTAATAGTTCCATTCGAAAgattagaatatttataagttttgaaagataaattattatgattattagaATTTTGTCAGAATTTCGAAAAGGTTGTTTATCCATATAATGGTGCCATACTCGTTATGAACTCGAAcactaaaaacaattaattgaaCAAAACCTTCAGAAAAACAATTAGGAAGGAgagcaatttattaaaatggcatttatgatttcaaatattaatgagAGTTAGGTATTTTAGGGCCGTAGTGTTTTCATGAAGGTCgggcttatttattttagaagatttttttttatagaacaaggggtaaacgggcaggaggctcacctgatgttaagtgttaccgccgcccatggacactctcgatgctagagggctcgcgagtgcgttgccggcgttttaagaatttgtacgctctatttattttagaagattttaattattaacaccGTGTTATGATAGATAATTCCATGGTAAAGCTGCATGGTTAAGTGTTCTTAATAGACAAGTATATAGTAAAGAGTTTTTAGACATTTCCTGATGTTTTTCTGCTCCGTAGTTGCAGACACTAAATTGGTGCACAATAGGGGCTTAATCGAAATCGAAACCTGTTAATTGAGAATCGCAGACCTAAAAATAAGGACCGATCTCTAGGTTAACTAAAACTCTGGCACAAGGAAAAAACGCAAAACTGTCtgtcatattttataaggTAATCTCAGGTAAGTTTCTAAGCTTTTCACCTGCAAATAGCGTCAAAGACTTGTGAGAGAAGGTTGGATTTTTTCGTTATATGGATTAGTTTGGTTTTTGGCCTACTTATAATGGATAAGAAAATCATTATGCGATTGAAGTTTGcttagaaattttaataaacacaaacCAAGGGAATTTTAATAGGCCTGATTATCATATTTGCCGTAAGTGGGTTTTTCCTAACATTGGATTCGCAATCGCTATTATTGATGTTCCAAAActgttttttcttataaagtaAACTAAAATCAAAAGAGACATATCGAacttttaatctaaaaaatatttgaaggcTAAAGTTTTTCAAATCATTTTCATAGATACACAGTAGATGCCGTAGTTTATGAATATTGAGTATGTGTTAGCGAGCTTCTATTTTATGTAGAGAATATTTTCACAACACCATAAGCCGAATATGTGAAAACTTTGACTGATATAGCGCTGTTAGTACTTAgctcataaaattattttctagttGCCACTATATACGTAATAATCGTTTAAAGATAATCAACTACgttttaaaaacttctatgctgttttgtagaaataaagtgtgtttatgtatgtttacacgtcaaatttatttaaacctgtAGCTAAGCTTGCCTACGCTACAACTGTTGGCTTCAAATTTTCATACCAGCATCGAGCTGGtttaaataccttaaaattatttatatattttaaagcgtGCAAAAGACACAGTTgctttctggcaatgtgagtgtccatgggcggcggtatcacttacttactttaaaatcAGGTGTATATCCTGCCCTccatttgcctcctattacattaaaaaaatgcacttatttacaaaatttacatttgtacATACGAAACAAGGAagctttataatttacaagcagaatgtaattttagtaataaaggtACTGACCCAAAGTATTGGGTACccaatatagtatttttttaaatgatatatatgCGTCAGTTGTttagcaatatattatatgcatcGATATATGTGTAAATTAATCCCATGTCCAGATCGTATTAGAGAAATCAGAGCGAATAGGGTGAACGTAGGTGAATTAAATCGTTTAGTGTAACGACCAGCGAGGTGTGAGTACACGTGTCCATAGTAAATGGATAAATtgagttatattttaatgaaattacagTGAATGACGCTTTAAATATCTCGGATAATCTAATTAATGATAAAGCCAGTTTAATTTCatactacaaaatatataaattacaaatgaataaataggTGTTCGATTTGTTATTCAGGTGTTCTGCAGCATTAACCCTTTTTTGACTTTCCATTTGGATCAGTTCTTTGCTTCTACATCCATTTCTCCCTGAAAACCTTTATGA belongs to Pieris rapae chromosome 2, ilPieRapa1.1, whole genome shotgun sequence and includes:
- the LOC110996492 gene encoding homeobox protein pnx, whose translation is MNMSERISSSCDGSYNKNKSACESDSDSENEIDVICENSESSVDGHSDVFSHPTGGNVYEKLFNKDYVLSSHDLRKNSLLTHNKSKTFLIDNILGNYKSKPNDRADDNIEGGDEHNVSSTSTCADLGVLNGAEILAGHAYAHWLATRQTSSNFYDDKGNRRTRRSGPERKPRQAYSAKQLERLEAEFKLDKYLSVSKRMELSKALDLTEVQIKTWFQNRRTKWKKQLTSRLKIAQRQGLFPGHILGHTPQTYSLLSPYVYQPLSCVFTPVTLPSSAP